The following proteins are encoded in a genomic region of Arcobacter suis CECT 7833:
- a CDS encoding AMP-binding protein, with protein sequence MENLVLKYLESSAIKYKDKIAFISGDHTITFSMTRNKSLSVSNEIINKIGFTKNKPILIYLPKSIEAIVSMLGAVYSGNFYTPTSTNFPSKKIESLVTNLNPSLIITNSSYQDNLINIGISKDKIICYDLINFDQDTTLLKNNMKQLIDTDLIYTYFTSGSTGIPKGVTISHKNVVNFIEAACRIMPIDQNTIFGNQSALHFDITTQDLYTTLKQGSTMVIIPEQLFAFPKKLIEYIDNQKINFIFWVPSAYINVCLFKALDGIELKELKSIMFAGEVMPVKYYNQWKKHLPNLSFVANAYGPTETTVDCTYYIVDREFDDNEEFPLGYPIENTGILLFDKDNKLVTKPNIQGELCVLGTSLSPGYWNNRVKTDEVFVQNPLHNNYDEKMYRTGDLAIYNNEGLLLFCGRKDDQIKHLGYRIELGEIENAALSLEYINNCVSFYNDKKRKITLIYTSNADEIENKTIKLDLTNILPKYMVPTEYYRQDSLPINVNGKIDRVLLKLQFI encoded by the coding sequence ATGGAAAATTTAGTTTTAAAATATTTGGAATCTAGCGCTATTAAATATAAAGATAAAATCGCCTTTATAAGTGGTGACCATACAATTACGTTCTCTATGACAAGGAACAAATCATTATCAGTATCTAATGAAATTATAAATAAAATTGGTTTTACTAAAAATAAACCAATTTTAATTTATTTACCAAAAAGTATTGAAGCGATTGTTTCTATGCTAGGAGCAGTGTATAGTGGGAATTTCTATACACCAACTAGCACAAATTTTCCTTCTAAGAAAATAGAAAGTTTAGTAACTAATTTAAATCCAAGCCTCATTATTACAAATAGTTCATATCAAGATAATCTTATTAATATAGGAATTAGTAAAGATAAAATAATCTGTTATGATTTAATAAATTTTGATCAAGATACAACATTATTAAAAAATAATATGAAACAATTAATTGATACAGATTTAATATATACTTATTTTACCTCAGGATCTACAGGAATCCCTAAGGGAGTAACAATTTCACATAAAAATGTAGTAAATTTTATTGAAGCTGCTTGTCGAATAATGCCTATTGATCAAAATACAATCTTTGGTAATCAATCTGCATTACATTTTGATATCACAACTCAAGATTTATATACAACATTGAAGCAAGGTTCTACAATGGTAATTATTCCAGAACAATTATTTGCTTTTCCTAAAAAACTTATTGAATACATTGATAATCAAAAGATTAATTTCATATTTTGGGTTCCTTCTGCTTATATAAATGTTTGTTTATTTAAAGCTTTAGATGGAATAGAGCTTAAAGAATTAAAATCTATTATGTTTGCAGGAGAGGTTATGCCTGTAAAATATTATAATCAATGGAAAAAACATCTTCCAAACTTATCTTTCGTGGCGAATGCATATGGACCAACAGAGACTACAGTAGATTGTACATATTATATAGTTGATAGAGAATTTGATGATAATGAAGAGTTTCCATTAGGATATCCTATAGAAAATACAGGGATTTTACTATTTGATAAAGATAATAAGTTGGTAACAAAACCAAATATTCAAGGTGAATTATGTGTATTAGGAACAAGTTTATCTCCTGGTTACTGGAATAATAGAGTGAAAACAGATGAAGTTTTCGTTCAAAACCCTTTACATAATAATTATGATGAAAAAATGTATAGAACTGGAGATTTAGCAATATATAATAATGAAGGATTATTATTATTTTGCGGTAGAAAAGACGATCAAATAAAACACCTAGGATATAGAATTGAACTAGGAGAAATTGAGAATGCAGCTTTATCTTTAGAATATATTAATAATTGTGTTTCTTTTTATAATGATAAAAAAAGAAAAATCACATTAATTTATACATCTAATGCTGATGAGATAGAAAATAAAACCATAAAGTTAGATTTAACAAATATATTGCCAAAATATATGGTACCTACTGAATATTATAGACAAGATTCTTTGCCAATAAATGTTAATGGTAAAATTGATAGAGTATTGTTAAAATTACAATTTATATAA
- a CDS encoding acyl carrier protein produces the protein MERIREILVDIRPEYDFFEDVNFIEAGMLDSFDVINLVTDIEEKFGIQIDGSDILPENFCSIDSIKNLIILSGGKI, from the coding sequence ATGGAAAGAATAAGAGAGATTTTGGTTGATATAAGACCCGAGTATGATTTTTTTGAAGATGTTAATTTTATTGAAGCTGGAATGCTTGATAGTTTTGATGTAATAAACTTAGTTACTGATATTGAAGAAAAGTTTGGAATTCAAATAGATGGAAGTGATATATTACCTGAAAACTTTTGTAGTATTGATTCTATTAAGAATTTAATAATTTTAAGTGGTGGAAAAATATAA
- a CDS encoding FkbM family methyltransferase — translation MMKTNENFEEMINTLFLIQNKIYDNKYTEETIKRFKDLCSKKKLYFFGVGYYAKALPKYLNKKYDVKVDGQYDWFEKEDDEVNQRAFKLANMYYRIDEKKRNKINDKIPLLTKEEFYKDPENTVIFLNYDNPIVEPYILFSLGFRNLYYLQTLAGEIMQNIMPPKKFDIYDRLDTMRTDFCFSDMDIAKISTVYYSLSDEKSKKVFFNLLKVKITSDVTYSQEVLDASTVHYFDKEVMPLGDEEVLIDCGANIGDTVESFYKCTNGKFKYIYAFEPDETNFNRMINYINTLDCKDKITPIKCGVGYKDETVYIINPGSTTTAITTTPTEFKIEVKTIPSTIKHIPTLIKMDIEGYEICALLGAMDLIKTHKPKLAISIYHKFDDLWNIPALIKMWVPEYKISIRQYAFDRTETVLYATIN, via the coding sequence ATGATGAAAACTAATGAAAATTTTGAAGAAATGATTAATACTTTGTTTCTAATACAAAATAAAATTTATGATAACAAATATACGGAAGAGACTATAAAAAGATTTAAAGATTTATGCTCAAAAAAGAAGTTATATTTTTTCGGGGTTGGTTATTATGCAAAAGCATTACCTAAATATTTAAATAAAAAATACGATGTAAAAGTAGATGGGCAATATGATTGGTTTGAAAAAGAAGATGATGAAGTAAATCAAAGAGCTTTTAAATTAGCAAATATGTATTACAGAATTGATGAAAAAAAAAGAAATAAAATAAATGATAAGATACCTTTACTGACAAAAGAAGAATTTTATAAAGATCCTGAAAATACAGTAATATTTTTAAATTATGATAACCCAATTGTAGAACCTTATATACTTTTTTCTTTAGGATTCAGAAATTTATATTACTTACAAACTTTAGCGGGTGAAATTATGCAAAATATAATGCCTCCTAAAAAGTTTGATATTTATGATCGACTTGATACTATGAGAACAGATTTCTGTTTTTCAGATATGGATATAGCAAAAATCAGTACGGTTTATTATTCATTGAGTGATGAAAAATCTAAAAAAGTATTTTTTAATTTGTTAAAAGTAAAAATAACTTCAGATGTAACATATTCTCAAGAAGTATTAGATGCAAGTACAGTACATTATTTTGATAAAGAAGTAATGCCTTTAGGAGATGAAGAAGTTTTAATTGATTGTGGTGCAAATATTGGAGATACTGTTGAATCTTTTTATAAATGTACAAATGGAAAATTTAAATATATTTATGCATTTGAACCAGATGAAACTAATTTTAATAGAATGATAAATTATATAAATACATTGGATTGTAAAGATAAGATTACTCCTATTAAGTGTGGAGTTGGATATAAAGATGAAACTGTTTATATAATAAATCCAGGTTCTACAACTACAGCAATTACAACAACTCCAACAGAGTTTAAAATAGAAGTAAAAACAATTCCTTCAACTATTAAGCATATTCCAACTTTAATAAAAATGGACATTGAAGGTTATGAAATATGTGCCTTGTTAGGGGCTATGGATTTGATAAAAACTCATAAACCGAAATTAGCAATATCAATCTATCATAAATTTGATGATCTTTGGAATATTCCTGCACTAATAAAAATGTGGGTACCAGAGTATAAAATATCTATAAGACAATATGCATTTGATAGAACAGAAACTGTATTATATGCTACTATAAACTAA
- a CDS encoding 3-oxoacyl-[acyl-carrier-protein] synthase III C-terminal domain-containing protein, protein MKTIFYGKKISGIVTLLPETEYTFEDDMKYNNLSEKQNRKLQKTMGYDRHRFFKNETYVSKVAVFGLKNMFEKKILDKNDISAIVVSTTTPDFLIPATSNLIMSELDLDNSIFCMDTNQQCAGFTNGLLQAFMLLNNDNMKKVVLITGDVLAKNPDRSNTSSYPLAGDAICITIIENCNKNLPIYFHAIVDANLYDALVLPGMGFRVVSEEERQKFASAKYGGYDYLPCVHMDGQAVFQYVMQAVPKYINETLEFAKVNKDDLDYYFFHQPNKFMVDKLAQKINVPSEKIPSNVVTFYGNSNSSTIPVAICHNTKNEMISTRYNCMLAGFGAGLSYSGIVMDLGEFDFCEMIVTTF, encoded by the coding sequence ATGAAAACTATATTTTATGGAAAAAAAATATCAGGGATAGTTACTTTATTACCTGAAACAGAATATACATTTGAAGATGATATGAAATACAACAATTTATCAGAAAAACAAAATAGAAAACTTCAAAAAACTATGGGCTATGATAGGCATAGATTTTTTAAAAATGAAACTTATGTATCTAAAGTTGCCGTATTTGGATTAAAAAATATGTTTGAAAAAAAGATATTAGATAAAAATGACATTTCTGCAATAGTTGTTTCTACAACAACTCCTGATTTTTTAATACCAGCAACTTCAAATTTAATAATGAGTGAGTTAGATTTGGATAATAGTATTTTCTGTATGGATACAAACCAACAATGTGCAGGTTTTACAAATGGTTTACTGCAAGCATTTATGCTTTTAAATAATGATAATATGAAAAAAGTAGTTTTAATAACCGGTGATGTTTTAGCAAAAAATCCTGATAGAAGTAATACTAGCTCTTATCCACTTGCGGGAGATGCTATTTGTATTACGATAATAGAAAATTGTAATAAAAATCTTCCTATATATTTTCACGCTATTGTAGATGCAAATTTATACGATGCATTGGTTCTTCCTGGTATGGGATTTAGAGTAGTATCCGAAGAAGAAAGGCAAAAATTTGCAAGTGCTAAATATGGTGGATATGATTATTTACCTTGTGTTCATATGGATGGACAAGCTGTCTTTCAATATGTAATGCAAGCTGTTCCAAAATATATAAATGAGACATTAGAATTCGCAAAAGTTAACAAAGATGATTTAGATTACTATTTTTTTCATCAGCCAAACAAATTTATGGTAGATAAATTAGCACAAAAGATCAATGTACCCTCTGAAAAAATTCCAAGTAATGTAGTGACTTTTTATGGTAATTCAAATAGCTCAACTATTCCAGTTGCAATTTGTCATAATACAAAAAATGAAATGATTTCTACTAGATATAACTGTATGTTAGCTGGATTTGGAGCGGGGTTATCTTATTCTGGAATAGTTATGGATTTAGGTGAGTTTGATTTTTGTGAGATGATTGTAACAACTTTCTAA
- the pseF gene encoding pseudaminic acid cytidylyltransferase, with the protein MNKTVAIIPARGGSKRIPRKNIKLFHGKPLIAYSIEVALKSKLFDKVIVSTDDEEIAKIAKEYGAIVPFMRPKELSDDFTGTGAVVNHALGYLKSVGETYDFVCTIYATAPFLDEKYLIEGLEKLKNSSAKNAFSCTSMPFPIQRTFKITKDEKCEMFWPENFSKRSQDLEEAYQDAGQFYWINFNIKSDEIIFGRDSIPIILPRFLVQDIDTLEDWNRAEYMYEAILRTKKS; encoded by the coding sequence ATGAACAAAACAGTAGCAATTATTCCAGCTCGTGGTGGAAGTAAAAGAATTCCTAGAAAAAATATAAAACTATTTCATGGAAAACCTTTAATAGCTTACAGTATAGAAGTTGCATTAAAATCTAAGCTTTTTGATAAAGTTATTGTTTCAACTGATGATGAAGAGATAGCAAAAATTGCTAAAGAATATGGAGCTATTGTTCCATTTATGCGTCCAAAAGAGTTAAGTGATGATTTTACGGGAACGGGAGCGGTTGTAAATCATGCTTTAGGGTATTTAAAAAGTGTTGGTGAAACTTATGATTTTGTTTGTACTATTTATGCAACGGCTCCTTTTTTAGATGAAAAGTATTTGATTGAAGGGCTTGAAAAATTAAAAAACTCAAGTGCAAAAAATGCTTTTTCTTGTACATCAATGCCATTTCCAATTCAACGAACATTTAAAATAACAAAAGATGAAAAATGTGAAATGTTTTGGCCTGAGAATTTTTCTAAAAGAAGTCAAGATTTAGAAGAGGCTTATCAAGATGCAGGACAGTTTTATTGGATAAATTTTAATATAAAATCAGATGAGATTATTTTTGGCAGAGACTCCATTCCAATTATTCTTCCTAGATTTCTTGTTCAAGATATTGATACACTTGAAGATTGGAACCGGGCTGAATATATGTATGAAGCTATTTTAAGAACTAAAAAATCATAG
- the pseC gene encoding UDP-4-amino-4,6-dideoxy-N-acetyl-beta-L-altrosamine transaminase, whose amino-acid sequence MNFIPYGKQTISEDDINSVIEILKSDFLTTGPKVKEFEEKIASYCGSKYCVAVSNGTAALHLASLVLLNENDKVLTTPNSFLATSNSILYVNAKPIFVDIKEDGNIDLNLCEEELKKDSSIKAIYVVHFSGNPVNQRKLKYLKETYNIKVLEDCAHSIGAVFEGIKAGSCINSDCSIFSFHPVKQITTGEGGAITTNSKELYEKLLLLRGHGMSPRADIAPWHYDMIELGFNYRLTDISCALGLSQIKKLDSFLYLRRAIAKRYDDFFSKIDFIKPLYTFTNNSAYHLYVIKIDFEKLNIDKKEFVLKMRENNIGLQLHYIPINKQPYYKNLGFGDEITPVMDEYYKKAISLPIYPNLTHEEQNYVCEKILEILK is encoded by the coding sequence ATGAATTTCATACCTTATGGAAAACAAACTATTAGCGAAGACGATATAAATAGTGTAATTGAGATTTTAAAATCAGATTTTTTGACAACTGGTCCAAAAGTAAAAGAATTTGAAGAAAAAATTGCTTCTTATTGTGGTTCAAAATATTGTGTTGCTGTATCAAATGGAACAGCAGCGCTTCATTTAGCCTCTCTTGTTTTATTAAATGAAAATGATAAAGTTCTAACAACTCCAAACTCTTTTTTAGCAACTTCAAACTCTATTTTATATGTTAATGCCAAACCTATTTTTGTGGACATCAAAGAAGATGGAAATATAGATTTAAATTTATGTGAAGAGGAGCTAAAAAAAGATTCTTCAATAAAAGCTATTTATGTGGTTCATTTTTCAGGAAATCCAGTAAATCAAAGAAAATTAAAATATTTAAAAGAAACTTATAATATAAAAGTTTTAGAAGATTGCGCTCACTCAATTGGTGCAGTATTTGAGGGAATAAAAGCTGGAAGTTGTATAAATAGTGATTGTTCAATTTTCTCTTTTCATCCAGTAAAACAAATAACTACTGGTGAGGGTGGAGCAATTACAACAAACTCTAAAGAGTTATATGAAAAACTTTTACTTTTAAGAGGTCATGGAATGAGTCCAAGAGCTGATATCGCTCCTTGGCACTATGATATGATTGAACTTGGATTTAATTATAGATTAACTGATATTTCATGTGCTTTGGGTTTATCTCAAATAAAAAAACTTGATAGTTTTTTATATTTAAGACGTGCAATTGCTAAAAGATATGATGACTTTTTTTCTAAAATAGATTTTATAAAACCTTTATATACTTTTACAAATAATAGTGCTTATCATTTGTATGTAATCAAAATAGATTTTGAAAAACTCAATATTGATAAAAAAGAGTTTGTTTTAAAAATGAGAGAAAATAATATCGGTTTACAGCTTCATTATATTCCTATAAACAAACAACCATATTATAAAAATTTAGGCTTTGGAGATGAAATTACACCAGTGATGGATGAATATTATAAAAAAGCTATAAGTTTACCTATTTATCCAAATTTAACCCACGAAGAACAAAATTATGTTTGTGAAAAGATATTGGAAATTTTAAAATGA
- the pseB gene encoding UDP-N-acetylglucosamine 4,6-dehydratase (inverting) has product MFNDKNILITGGTGSFGKKYTKILLEKYRPNKIIIYSRDELKQYEMSQEYNDKCMRYFIGDVRDGERLKKAMKDVDFVIHTAALKHVPIAEYNPMECIKTNIYGAQNVIDAALDNGVSKIIALSTDKAANPVNLYGATKLASDKLFVAANNLVGTQDTQFSVVRYGNVIGSRGSVVPYFQKLLRNGTTFLPITDEKMTRFMITLEDGVNCVLKNFERMQGGEIFVPKIPSMKIVDLADAMAPTLERRIIGIRPGEKLHEIMCPADDSHLTFEFDDHFVIAPTITFTKRRDYDHNILGEQGQKVVQGFEYNSGNNKEWLEKDELLKLIKEI; this is encoded by the coding sequence ATGTTTAATGATAAGAATATTTTAATAACTGGTGGTACGGGTAGTTTTGGTAAAAAATATACGAAGATTTTACTTGAAAAGTATAGACCTAATAAAATTATCATTTATTCACGGGATGAACTTAAACAATATGAAATGTCACAAGAATATAACGATAAATGCATGCGTTATTTTATTGGTGATGTAAGAGATGGTGAAAGATTAAAAAAAGCTATGAAAGATGTAGATTTTGTAATTCATACAGCTGCTTTAAAACATGTACCAATTGCAGAATACAATCCAATGGAGTGTATTAAAACAAATATTTATGGTGCACAAAATGTAATTGATGCTGCCCTTGATAATGGAGTTTCAAAAATTATTGCACTTTCAACTGATAAAGCTGCAAATCCTGTTAATCTTTATGGAGCTACAAAATTAGCTTCTGATAAACTTTTTGTTGCTGCAAATAATCTTGTAGGAACTCAAGATACTCAGTTTTCAGTTGTACGATATGGGAATGTTATAGGAAGTAGGGGGTCTGTTGTTCCATATTTTCAAAAGCTATTACGAAATGGAACAACTTTTTTACCAATTACTGATGAAAAAATGACTAGATTTATGATTACACTTGAAGATGGTGTTAATTGTGTACTTAAAAACTTTGAGAGAATGCAAGGTGGAGAAATATTTGTTCCAAAAATTCCATCTATGAAAATAGTTGATTTAGCTGATGCAATGGCTCCAACTTTAGAAAGAAGAATTATTGGAATAAGACCTGGAGAAAAACTTCATGAAATTATGTGTCCTGCTGATGATAGTCATTTGACTTTTGAATTTGATGATCATTTTGTAATTGCTCCAACTATTACTTTTACAAAAAGAAGAGATTACGACCACAATATTCTTGGAGAACAAGGACAAAAAGTAGTTCAAGGTTTTGAATATAACTCAGGAAATAACAAAGAGTGGTTAGAAAAAGATGAGTTATTAAAGTTAATAAAAGAGATATAA
- the recA gene encoding recombinase RecA: MDDNQRKSLDLAIKQIDKTFGKGTLIRLGDKVVVPTETISTGSLGLDLALGVGGLPKGRVIEVYGPESSGKTTLTLHAIAEAQKAGGVCAFIDAEHALDVGYAKNLGVDTDNLLVSQPDFGEQALEILETVIRSGAVDLVVIDSVAALTPKVEIDGDMDDQQVGVQARLMSKALRKITGLLNKMNCTVIFINQIRMKIGMTGYGSPETTTGGNALKFYSSVRLDIRRIATLKQGENSIGNRVKVKVVKNKVAAPFKLAEFDIMFGEGISKTGELVDYGVKLDIVDKAGAWFSYGDSKIGQGRENSKVFLRDNPEIAKEIEKKILESMGINDALISSSSDELEDAADLDE, encoded by the coding sequence ATGGATGACAATCAAAGAAAATCATTAGACTTGGCAATTAAACAAATAGACAAAACATTTGGAAAAGGAACTCTTATCAGACTTGGTGACAAAGTTGTAGTTCCAACTGAAACTATTAGTACAGGTTCATTAGGACTAGATTTAGCACTTGGTGTTGGTGGTCTTCCAAAAGGAAGAGTTATTGAAGTTTATGGACCTGAATCTTCTGGTAAAACAACACTTACTCTTCATGCGATTGCTGAAGCTCAAAAAGCTGGTGGAGTTTGTGCCTTTATTGATGCGGAGCATGCTTTAGATGTTGGTTATGCAAAAAACTTAGGTGTTGATACAGATAACTTACTTGTTTCTCAACCAGATTTTGGTGAGCAAGCTTTAGAAATTCTAGAAACAGTAATTAGAAGTGGTGCTGTTGATTTAGTTGTAATTGACTCGGTTGCTGCCTTAACTCCAAAAGTTGAAATTGATGGTGATATGGATGACCAACAAGTTGGTGTTCAAGCAAGACTTATGTCTAAAGCTTTAAGAAAAATCACTGGTTTATTAAATAAAATGAATTGTACAGTTATATTCATTAACCAAATAAGAATGAAAATTGGAATGACAGGTTATGGAAGTCCAGAAACAACAACTGGTGGAAATGCTCTTAAATTTTACTCATCAGTTAGACTTGATATTAGAAGAATTGCAACACTTAAACAAGGTGAAAATTCAATTGGAAATAGAGTAAAAGTAAAAGTAGTAAAAAATAAAGTTGCAGCTCCGTTTAAATTAGCAGAATTTGATATTATGTTTGGTGAGGGTATTTCAAAAACTGGAGAATTAGTTGATTATGGTGTTAAACTTGACATTGTTGATAAAGCTGGTGCTTGGTTCTCTTATGGAGATTCAAAAATTGGGCAAGGAAGAGAAAATTCAAAAGTATTTTTAAGAGACAATCCTGAAATAGCGAAAGAAATTGAGAAAAAGATTCTTGAATCTATGGGAATTAATGATGCATTAATAAGTAGTAGTTCAGATGAACTTGAAGATGCAGCTGACTTAGATGAATAA
- the eno gene encoding phosphopyruvate hydratase, which produces MVFIDNVYADEVLDSRGNPTVRATVILSDGTKGSAIVPSGASTGKREALELRDGDNRFLGKGVLKAVENVNTTIANELIGLSPFNQAEIDATMKDIDGTHNYSNLGANAVLGVSMATARAAANSLQIPLYRYLGGANAMTMPVPMFNIINGGEHANNSVDFQEYMIMPVGFENFNDGLRATAEIYQHLKKVIDSMGESTAVGDEGGFAPNLKSNEEPITVIMTAIEKAGYKAGEQVAIALDVAASELINDAGLYVLKSENRELTSAELVAYYADLCSKYPIVSIEDGLSEDDWDGWKILTETLGHKVQLVGDDLFVTNASILAEGIKKGIANSILIKPNQIGSVSETMQTIRLAQRNNYNCVMSHRSGESEDAFIADFAVALNCGQIKTGSTARSDRIAKYNRLLEIGSEIGYSEYLGKEPFKK; this is translated from the coding sequence GTGGTATTTATCGATAATGTGTACGCTGATGAAGTATTAGATTCAAGAGGAAATCCAACTGTAAGAGCAACAGTAATATTAAGTGATGGTACAAAAGGTAGCGCAATAGTACCAAGTGGTGCTAGTACAGGGAAAAGAGAAGCTTTAGAATTAAGAGACGGTGATAATAGATTCTTAGGAAAAGGTGTTTTAAAAGCTGTTGAAAATGTGAATACTACAATTGCAAATGAATTAATTGGATTAAGTCCATTTAATCAAGCAGAAATTGATGCAACAATGAAAGATATTGATGGAACTCATAACTATTCAAATCTTGGTGCAAATGCCGTTTTAGGTGTTTCAATGGCTACAGCTCGTGCTGCTGCAAACTCATTACAAATTCCATTATATAGATATTTAGGTGGGGCAAATGCGATGACTATGCCTGTTCCTATGTTTAATATCATAAATGGTGGAGAACATGCAAATAACTCTGTTGATTTCCAAGAATATATGATTATGCCTGTTGGTTTTGAAAACTTTAATGATGGATTAAGAGCAACTGCTGAAATTTATCAACACTTAAAAAAAGTTATTGATTCTATGGGTGAAAGTACAGCTGTTGGTGATGAGGGTGGATTTGCTCCAAACTTAAAATCAAACGAAGAACCAATTACAGTTATTATGACAGCTATTGAAAAAGCTGGATATAAAGCTGGTGAACAAGTTGCTATTGCTCTTGATGTTGCTGCTTCTGAATTAATTAATGATGCAGGACTTTATGTATTAAAATCGGAAAACAGAGAATTAACATCTGCTGAATTAGTAGCTTATTATGCTGATTTATGTTCAAAATATCCAATCGTTTCAATTGAAGATGGTTTAAGTGAAGATGACTGGGATGGATGGAAAATATTAACTGAAACTTTAGGACATAAAGTTCAATTAGTTGGAGATGATTTATTTGTAACTAATGCTTCAATTTTAGCAGAAGGTATTAAAAAAGGAATTGCAAACTCTATTTTAATTAAACCAAATCAAATTGGATCAGTTAGTGAAACTATGCAAACTATAAGACTTGCTCAAAGAAATAACTATAATTGTGTAATGTCACATAGAAGTGGTGAGAGTGAAGATGCATTTATTGCTGATTTTGCTGTTGCATTAAATTGTGGACAAATAAAAACGGGAAGTACTGCAAGAAGTGATAGAATTGCAAAATATAACAGACTTCTTGAAATTGGTTCAGAAATCGGTTATAGTGAGTACTTAGGGAAAGAACCTTTTAAAAAATAG
- a CDS encoding FtsB family cell division protein produces the protein MKQKMRAYNKFIVVALFSLVLTIYLSYHATNVLFGDNSLQVYNSLKYKKEYLEEEILRLQKENAYLQKEYFELKNLEPEE, from the coding sequence ATGAAGCAAAAAATGCGTGCATATAACAAGTTTATAGTAGTTGCCCTATTTTCTTTAGTGCTAACTATTTATCTTTCATATCACGCAACTAATGTTCTTTTTGGGGATAACTCTTTACAAGTTTATAATTCTTTGAAATATAAAAAAGAGTATCTCGAAGAAGAGATTTTGAGATTGCAAAAAGAAAATGCTTATTTACAAAAAGAGTATTTTGAATTAAAAAACTTGGAGCCAGAAGAATGA
- a CDS encoding AMIN domain-containing protein — translation MKTLFLFVLTVILALNLNARENPFEPTDAFEDEVGKIVGMDENAVRKSMEETPYIKEMQEKMSNVSGQGESKNKVEENINKTVPTTGYSKKEVDSLIQKTQKQTEQKAKELVKKEVQKTTEPTQVVYVKPRADVTDEESLLTKNILPYLKVEYNDNKFIIHSEHKVSKKFSVDKENKIIIDYKGIVEFNTKKENLESQTFKKIAVGNHKKEGYYRIAIELIDKPSKFEVDYKDDLITITKKN, via the coding sequence ATGAAAACTTTATTTTTATTTGTATTAACAGTTATTTTAGCCTTAAATCTAAATGCTAGAGAGAATCCATTTGAACCAACTGATGCTTTTGAAGATGAAGTTGGAAAGATTGTGGGAATGGATGAAAATGCAGTAAGAAAATCTATGGAAGAAACTCCTTACATTAAAGAAATGCAAGAAAAAATGTCTAATGTTTCTGGGCAAGGTGAGAGTAAAAATAAAGTTGAAGAGAATATAAATAAAACTGTTCCAACAACTGGTTATTCAAAAAAAGAAGTTGATTCTTTAATTCAAAAAACACAAAAACAAACTGAACAAAAAGCAAAAGAATTAGTTAAAAAAGAAGTTCAAAAAACAACAGAACCAACTCAGGTTGTTTATGTGAAACCAAGAGCTGATGTTACAGATGAAGAATCTTTATTAACTAAAAATATTTTACCTTACTTGAAAGTTGAATACAATGATAATAAATTTATAATACATTCTGAGCATAAAGTTTCAAAAAAGTTTTCTGTTGATAAAGAAAATAAAATTATTATTGATTATAAGGGAATTGTCGAATTTAATACAAAAAAAGAGAATTTAGAATCTCAAACTTTTAAAAAGATTGCCGTTGGAAATCATAAAAAAGAGGGATATTATAGAATTGCAATTGAGTTAATTGATAAACCTTCAAAATTTGAAGTTGATTACAAAGATGATCTAATCACTATTACGAAAAAAAACTAA